The proteins below come from a single Gemmatimonadota bacterium genomic window:
- a CDS encoding periplasmic heavy metal sensor: protein MIPFPIPRRRLLVVAVSLLAAVSAPAAAQSAPSVDDPITRTLFEPELIMKHRRAINLTDEQRDAISRLIKELQGQVVSLQWELQDQVESLASELARPRVDLDRARDRLERVMQTERKIKEGHLTLLVRIKNLLSPQQQATLSKLRTEPSAKEGVEE from the coding sequence GTGATCCCCTTCCCCATCCCTCGCCGTCGCCTCCTCGTCGTGGCGGTGTCGCTGCTCGCCGCCGTTAGTGCTCCGGCGGCGGCCCAGTCGGCCCCCTCGGTCGACGACCCGATCACCCGGACGCTGTTCGAGCCGGAGCTGATCATGAAGCACCGTCGCGCCATCAACCTCACGGACGAACAGCGTGATGCAATCAGTCGGTTGATCAAGGAGCTGCAGGGCCAGGTGGTGAGCCTGCAGTGGGAGCTGCAGGATCAGGTGGAGTCGCTCGCCTCGGAATTGGCGCGTCCGCGCGTGGACCTGGATCGTGCGCGCGATCGCCTCGAACGCGTCATGCAGACGGAGCGCAAGATCAAGGAGGGGCATCTCACGCTCCTGGTCCGCATCAAGAACCTGCTCTCACCGCAACAGCAGGCGACGCTCTCCAAGCTGCGCACCGAGCCGTCGGCCAAGGAAGGCGTGGAGGAGTAG
- a CDS encoding outer membrane beta-barrel protein translates to MLMSPLPRFIAPAVRRLGALLLLAPAAASAQASTTRGLSLGAHLMGTSLTVENGDAVGGGGFGLRLGYGFNRIVTGFVHVDGSRIDLESGSTIVGQWDLAHAEVGARFHFANSLRRWVPYLEASAGGRSVSVSDASVNGEAAGKISFSGGAVTFGGGLSTYLTRKVALDLSLKFTGGEFTKVDVGNLSVNNLDIDAASFRFGVGFVWWPKA, encoded by the coding sequence ATGCTCATGTCGCCTCTCCCCCGGTTCATCGCGCCTGCTGTCCGTCGCTTGGGCGCCCTGCTCCTGCTCGCCCCCGCGGCGGCTTCCGCGCAGGCCTCCACCACGCGCGGGCTCTCCCTCGGCGCCCATCTCATGGGCACGTCACTGACGGTGGAGAACGGTGATGCGGTCGGTGGTGGCGGCTTCGGATTGCGGCTGGGCTACGGCTTCAACCGCATCGTCACCGGCTTCGTGCATGTCGATGGCTCGCGCATCGACCTCGAGTCGGGGAGCACCATCGTGGGACAGTGGGACCTCGCGCACGCCGAGGTGGGGGCGCGCTTCCACTTCGCCAACTCGCTGCGCCGCTGGGTCCCGTATCTCGAGGCCTCCGCCGGCGGGCGCTCCGTGAGCGTGAGCGATGCGTCGGTCAACGGAGAGGCGGCCGGCAAGATCAGCTTCAGCGGCGGCGCCGTCACCTTCGGCGGCGGGCTCTCCACCTACCTCACCCGCAAGGTCGCGTTGGACCTCTCGCTCAAGTTTACCGGCGGCGAGTTCACCAAGGTCGACGTCGGCAACCTCTCGGTGAACAACCTCGACATCGACGCCGCGTCGTTCCGCTTCGGCGTCGGCTTCGTCTGGTGGCCCAAGGCCTGA
- a CDS encoding RNA polymerase sigma factor has product MAHPALPPPDLEASLEALHEASFGWARNCCDGDPDDAADVLQSTYVKVLSGSARFSGHSSFRTWLFGVIRLTALEGRRKGGRELSLDGQPEPEAHLRSADATLIEAEEHAALRTALDMLPDRQREVLHLVFQQDLSIAEASTIMGVSLGSARVHYERAKKRMRTLLTEDGHGRDVQASRHDAPEVKGPLPGDDTRERS; this is encoded by the coding sequence ATGGCCCACCCAGCACTCCCACCCCCAGACCTCGAAGCGTCGCTCGAAGCGCTGCACGAGGCGAGCTTCGGCTGGGCGCGGAATTGCTGCGACGGCGATCCGGACGACGCCGCGGACGTCCTGCAGTCGACCTACGTGAAGGTCCTCTCCGGGAGCGCCCGCTTTTCCGGGCACTCGTCGTTCAGGACCTGGCTCTTTGGCGTCATTCGACTCACCGCGCTCGAAGGCCGACGGAAGGGAGGGCGCGAACTCTCCCTGGACGGGCAGCCGGAGCCGGAGGCGCACCTGCGCTCGGCCGACGCGACGCTCATCGAGGCGGAGGAACATGCGGCACTTCGCACCGCGCTCGACATGCTCCCCGATCGACAGCGGGAAGTGTTGCACCTGGTCTTTCAGCAGGACCTCAGCATCGCCGAAGCCTCGACGATCATGGGGGTGTCGCTGGGTTCGGCCCGCGTCCACTATGAACGAGCCAAGAAGCGCATGCGCACCCTGCTCACCGAAGACGGACACGGCCGCGATGTGCAGGCCAGCCGGCACGACGCCCCTGAGGTGAAGGGGCCACTGCCTGGCGACGACACGAGGGAACGCTCATGA